A single genomic interval of uncultured Desulfobacter sp. harbors:
- a CDS encoding Druantia anti-phage system protein DruA — translation MIIQCGREIKTEELNLIRETVDTFSNLSLTELAKTICEHLGWYTASGRNKVDACRKLLQRLESQGLIRLPEKEEGRPVKGSKKKQPVADDRTRPQEEVTGTLSDIGPVVVRVAQEKEDVSLVNEYLNRYHYLGYKRPFGCHLRYLIEAQGAVLGCMLFSGAAKALTARDQWIGWGTNERLRNLGFVVNNGRFLILPWVKVRYLASHVLGKIVKGLVKDWEQRWDYQPALLETFVDPKYYNGTCYQAANFRYLGMTTGTGLVRPGKQYKTSPKKIFVYPLVDNFRQVLCSHETVDEDATG, via the coding sequence ATGATAATCCAGTGTGGCCGGGAGATAAAAACCGAAGAACTTAATCTGATTCGCGAGACAGTAGATACATTTTCGAATTTAAGCCTGACTGAACTGGCTAAAACAATATGCGAGCATTTGGGCTGGTATACCGCTTCCGGCAGAAACAAGGTGGATGCCTGCCGAAAGTTGCTCCAGCGACTGGAATCCCAGGGCCTCATACGTTTGCCCGAAAAAGAGGAGGGTCGACCCGTAAAGGGATCTAAAAAAAAGCAGCCGGTAGCCGACGACAGAACCCGGCCCCAAGAGGAAGTTACAGGCACGCTTTCGGATATCGGGCCGGTCGTTGTCAGGGTTGCACAAGAAAAGGAAGATGTCTCTCTGGTGAATGAATACCTGAACCGTTACCATTATCTGGGCTACAAACGGCCGTTTGGATGTCATTTGCGCTATTTAATCGAAGCGCAAGGGGCCGTATTGGGATGTATGCTGTTCTCCGGAGCGGCCAAAGCGTTGACCGCGAGGGATCAATGGATCGGCTGGGGTACCAATGAACGGTTGAGAAACCTGGGCTTTGTTGTAAACAATGGACGGTTTCTAATTCTTCCATGGGTCAAGGTCCGGTATCTGGCAAGCCACGTATTGGGAAAAATTGTCAAAGGCTTGGTGAAAGACTGGGAACAGCGCTGGGATTATCAGCCGGCGCTGTTGGAAACTTTTGTCGATCCGAAATATTACAATGGTACATGCTACCAGGCCGCCAATTTCAGATACCTTGGCATGACGACCGGAACAGGGCTTGTCCGGCCGGGCAAGCAATACAAAACCAGCCCCAAAAAAATCTTCGTTTATCCCTTGGTGGATAACTTCCGTCAGGTTTTATGTTCTCATGAGACGGTTGATGAGGATGCCACGGGATAA
- a CDS encoding sulfite exporter TauE/SafE family protein, producing MIYIALYLAVGGVAGVLAGLLGIGGGLVIVPMLTSIFTHQNVAHEVIVHMALGTSLASILFTSVSSMRSHHKRDAVVWPVVFRITPGILVGTFTGTWIASMLSTNFLKCFFGIFLYYVATQMLMGMKPKPTRDIPGTAGIFAAGSIIGVFSSLVGIGGGTLSVPFLTWCNTKIHKAIGTSSGIGFPIAAAGFLGYVINGLGTPNLPPLSLGFVNLVALGGIVAASVLTAPIGVKLAHNLPVDKLKRVFAVLLFVVGTRMLISVFW from the coding sequence ATGATTTATATCGCGTTGTATCTGGCTGTGGGTGGTGTGGCCGGTGTACTGGCCGGGCTTCTGGGCATTGGCGGCGGCCTTGTGATTGTTCCCATGCTCACTTCGATTTTTACGCACCAGAATGTGGCCCATGAAGTTATTGTCCACATGGCCCTGGGCACGTCTTTGGCCAGTATTTTGTTTACTTCGGTTTCCAGTATGCGTTCCCATCATAAACGCGATGCTGTGGTCTGGCCTGTGGTATTCAGAATCACGCCGGGTATCCTGGTGGGGACGTTTACAGGCACCTGGATTGCCTCCATGCTTTCCACTAATTTTCTTAAATGTTTTTTCGGCATCTTTTTATACTATGTGGCCACCCAGATGCTTATGGGAATGAAACCCAAACCCACCCGGGACATCCCCGGCACCGCAGGTATCTTTGCGGCCGGCAGTATTATCGGCGTATTTTCAAGTCTTGTGGGTATTGGCGGCGGTACCCTGTCCGTGCCGTTTTTGACCTGGTGCAATACCAAAATACACAAAGCCATCGGTACCTCATCGGGCATCGGGTTTCCCATTGCCGCAGCCGGTTTTTTAGGCTATGTGATCAACGGGCTTGGCACCCCAAACCTGCCGCCCCTGTCCCTGGGATTTGTCAATCTCGTTGCTCTTGGCGGCATTGTTGCGGCCTCGGTACTCACGGCTCCCATTGGGGTAAAACTTGCCCATAACCTGCCCGTTGACAAGCTCAAACGTGTTTTTGCCGTGCTGCTTTTCGTGGTGGGCACAAGGATGCTGATCTCTGTGTTCTGGTAA
- the glk gene encoding glucokinase translates to MILAGDIGGTKTVLAIYAGRTQVPASPVHETRFKNIDYRSFETIVKDFLGQTGAKPQSACFGVAGPVKDRRCRVTNLPWEISADEIEQICGIPEVSLINDLKAIAVSVPHLDKDDLFTLNPGDPEPMGNKAVIAPGTGLGIAFMVWTGARYRAFAGEGGHTAFSPRDTQEIKLLEFLIRRYGHVSFERVCSGSNLPIIYDYFLEKKIFPEPAWLKEELAAAADKTPVIVETALENKADICEATLDMFVRVLGTVIGNMAVTLLPTGGIYLGGGIPPRILKRLARPDFLSRIVDKGRFFSLCANMPVHVILDPQAALHGAAWYGFGNLNI, encoded by the coding sequence ATGATTCTTGCAGGGGATATCGGCGGCACAAAAACAGTGCTTGCGATCTATGCCGGGAGAACACAAGTACCGGCAAGTCCGGTTCACGAGACCCGCTTTAAAAATATTGATTATCGATCTTTTGAAACTATTGTTAAAGACTTTTTAGGTCAGACCGGCGCAAAACCGCAATCTGCCTGTTTCGGGGTGGCAGGCCCGGTAAAAGACCGCCGTTGCCGGGTCACCAATTTACCCTGGGAAATCAGCGCTGATGAAATTGAACAAATATGCGGCATCCCTGAGGTTTCATTGATTAATGATTTAAAAGCCATTGCCGTTTCAGTGCCCCATCTGGACAAAGACGACCTGTTTACCCTGAATCCGGGAGATCCCGAGCCCATGGGCAATAAGGCGGTTATTGCACCGGGCACGGGTTTAGGCATTGCCTTTATGGTCTGGACAGGCGCCCGATACCGCGCTTTTGCCGGTGAAGGAGGGCATACAGCCTTTTCTCCCCGGGATACCCAGGAGATTAAACTTCTGGAGTTTTTAATCCGGCGTTATGGCCACGTCAGTTTTGAACGGGTGTGCTCGGGCAGTAACCTGCCCATTATTTATGACTATTTTCTGGAAAAGAAAATTTTTCCGGAACCTGCCTGGCTGAAGGAAGAATTGGCTGCAGCGGCGGACAAAACACCGGTGATTGTGGAAACCGCCCTCGAAAACAAGGCTGATATCTGCGAAGCCACATTGGATATGTTTGTCCGTGTCCTTGGCACGGTCATCGGCAATATGGCTGTGACGCTTCTGCCCACAGGCGGCATCTATCTTGGCGGGGGTATACCGCCGCGTATCCTCAAAAGGCTGGCCCGGCCAGATTTTTTAAGCCGTATCGTTGACAAGGGACGGTTTTTTTCATTGTGCGCCAATATGCCCGTCCATGTGATCCTAGATCCCCAGGCGGCGCTGCATGGTGCCGCCTGGTATGGGTTTGGGAATCTAAATATATAA
- a CDS encoding class I SAM-dependent methyltransferase: MKDAVKTHYTRPELGKKIRQALEKAGKNPKQIHLRDLAPVDQLHTGGAPATLELMQHAGLDKGMIILDAGCGIGGTSRLLAQNFNLVVHGIDLSKDFIETASMLNQWCGFAKDGTINLKQGSLLALPYPDHFFDAVLCQHVLLNIKDKPKAFAEFSRILASGGKLILHEIVDGPGPEPLFPVPWAGNAAASMLCSRQDLGEYAKKAGFELVYSEDKTKNAARWWEKINAGKKSGGTGPLNPSLVFGENAGRFGANMEKNFKEQAVLCVENIWVKSKFS, encoded by the coding sequence ATGAAAGATGCTGTCAAAACCCATTATACCCGCCCGGAGCTTGGAAAAAAAATCCGCCAAGCCCTTGAAAAAGCAGGTAAAAATCCGAAACAAATCCATCTTCGGGATCTTGCCCCGGTTGACCAGCTTCATACTGGCGGGGCCCCTGCCACCCTCGAACTGATGCAACACGCCGGCCTGGACAAAGGCATGATCATTTTGGATGCAGGCTGCGGCATTGGCGGTACATCCCGGCTTTTGGCACAAAATTTCAATCTTGTTGTCCATGGTATTGATCTGTCCAAAGATTTCATTGAAACCGCAAGTATGTTAAACCAGTGGTGCGGCTTTGCAAAGGACGGCACCATAAACCTTAAACAGGGGTCCCTGCTGGCGTTACCTTATCCGGACCATTTTTTTGATGCCGTGCTCTGCCAGCACGTACTGCTTAACATAAAAGATAAACCAAAGGCATTTGCCGAATTTTCAAGGATACTGGCCTCCGGGGGCAAATTGATCCTGCATGAAATTGTGGATGGGCCCGGCCCTGAACCCCTTTTCCCTGTTCCCTGGGCCGGTAATGCCGCAGCCTCCATGCTCTGCTCCCGGCAAGATCTTGGGGAGTATGCAAAAAAAGCCGGATTTGAACTTGTTTATAGTGAAGATAAAACCAAAAATGCCGCGCGTTGGTGGGAAAAAATTAATGCCGGCAAAAAGTCCGGGGGCACAGGCCCTCTCAACCCGAGCCTGGTTTTCGGGGAAAATGCCGGGCGCTTTGGCGCAAACATGGAAAAAAATTTCAAAGAACAGGCGGTGCTGTGCGTGGAAAATATCTGGGTAAAATCCAAATTTTCTTAA
- a CDS encoding aminotransferase class IV translates to MDTYYIDGKFVSEDEAVLSVKDITVLRGFGVFDFLITYNKRPFRLEKHVARLENSARHIGLELNHSNKEICDIVMQTIERNPDHEEENIRIVYTGGISSDGVTPQGNGILMVMATPKHELPEWWYTKGAKIITVDMERFIPEAKSSNYLSAVFAQQKAHSQGAIEAIYKDKTNRLLEGTTTNLFAFKGTTLITPPAGILPGVTRGAVLELLEKKYNIILEFIPQANLGNMDEMFITASNKEIVPIIQVDDTVIADGKPGEKTLALMADWKAYTTAYGRGEVD, encoded by the coding sequence ATGGACACTTATTATATTGACGGCAAGTTCGTATCTGAAGACGAGGCCGTCCTTTCTGTAAAAGACATCACCGTATTAAGGGGGTTTGGCGTATTTGACTTTCTGATTACCTATAACAAACGTCCCTTTCGTCTCGAAAAACATGTGGCCCGCCTGGAAAATTCCGCCCGCCATATCGGACTTGAACTGAATCATTCCAACAAAGAAATCTGCGACATTGTCATGCAGACCATAGAAAGAAACCCCGACCACGAAGAGGAAAATATCCGCATCGTTTACACCGGTGGTATCAGCTCCGACGGCGTAACCCCCCAGGGAAACGGTATCCTCATGGTCATGGCCACGCCCAAGCATGAACTGCCGGAGTGGTGGTACACCAAAGGCGCCAAAATCATCACCGTGGACATGGAAAGATTTATCCCCGAAGCCAAGAGCAGCAATTATCTGTCAGCCGTATTTGCCCAGCAAAAGGCCCACAGCCAGGGCGCTATTGAAGCCATTTATAAAGACAAGACCAACCGGCTGCTGGAAGGCACCACCACCAATCTTTTTGCGTTTAAAGGCACCACCCTGATCACCCCGCCCGCAGGTATTCTGCCCGGTGTAACCCGGGGCGCTGTGCTGGAACTTTTAGAAAAAAAATATAACATTATTCTGGAGTTTATCCCCCAGGCGAATCTGGGCAACATGGATGAAATGTTCATCACGGCATCCAACAAAGAGATCGTGCCCATTATCCAGGTAGATGATACGGTTATCGCAGACGGCAAACCCGGAGAAAAAACCCTTGCCTTGATGGCGGACTGGAAGGCCTACACAACAGCATACGGACGTGGAGAAGTAGACTGA
- the alr gene encoding alanine racemase, with protein sequence MNASNAPSPLEPQSRVQVNLSTFGRNVRILKRLIPNRTRFCAVVKANAYGHGGIQCAKTALENGASFLAVVRISEAVAMRNAGITAPILLLGEALPEQVSFLTSHGIRASVADIQTARALSAAAQALNTTLKIHIKLDTGMGRLGFLHPGMVTQSPGEAAGIVQAGRISGLKGLDVEGAYTHFAKADIIDKTHVKGQLARFNEMIAMLADMGIHPEIRHAANSAAVLELPETHFDMVRPGVAMYGMSPSDEVDITRHKLAPIMSITAKVIYVKAVPENFSVSYGCTHVTTVPTVIATVPIGYADGYSRLLSNQGHMLVKGKKAPITGRVTMDFTMIDVGHIPGVNPGDDVTILGTQGNERITADDIAGLTGTINYEVTTGLTGRMPLSYV encoded by the coding sequence ATGAATGCCTCTAATGCACCATCTCCCCTTGAGCCCCAAAGCCGGGTGCAGGTGAATCTGTCGACCTTTGGACGGAATGTGCGAATCCTGAAACGCCTGATTCCAAACCGTACCCGGTTCTGTGCCGTGGTCAAGGCCAATGCTTACGGGCATGGCGGGATACAATGCGCAAAAACCGCCCTTGAAAACGGGGCCTCTTTTCTTGCTGTGGTCCGGATATCGGAAGCCGTTGCCATGAGAAATGCCGGTATCACAGCGCCCATTCTTCTTTTAGGAGAAGCCCTGCCTGAACAAGTCTCCTTTCTTACGAGCCACGGCATCCGGGCCAGCGTGGCGGATATCCAAACGGCCAGAGCCCTGTCTGCCGCTGCCCAAGCCTTAAATACAACACTGAAAATTCATATCAAGCTGGATACGGGTATGGGACGCCTGGGGTTTCTTCATCCCGGGATGGTTACCCAAAGTCCCGGGGAAGCGGCCGGTATAGTTCAGGCCGGGAGAATTTCAGGCCTAAAAGGCCTTGACGTGGAAGGCGCCTACACCCATTTTGCCAAGGCAGACATCATTGACAAGACCCATGTCAAAGGACAGCTGGCCCGGTTCAATGAAATGATTGCCATGCTTGCGGATATGGGAATTCACCCTGAAATCCGCCATGCAGCAAACTCCGCAGCGGTTCTTGAGTTGCCCGAAACCCATTTTGACATGGTGCGCCCGGGCGTTGCCATGTACGGGATGTCCCCCTCTGATGAAGTGGACATCACACGGCATAAGCTTGCGCCGATCATGTCCATCACGGCAAAGGTCATTTATGTCAAAGCGGTGCCTGAAAATTTCAGCGTCTCCTACGGGTGCACCCATGTCACAACGGTGCCCACGGTGATTGCCACGGTGCCCATCGGCTATGCAGACGGCTACAGCCGGCTTTTGTCCAACCAGGGGCACATGCTGGTCAAAGGTAAAAAAGCCCCCATTACGGGCCGGGTCACCATGGATTTTACCATGATTGATGTGGGGCACATTCCAGGGGTCAACCCCGGAGACGATGTCACCATTCTCGGCACCCAGGGAAATGAACGGATTACGGCGGACGACATCGCCGGTCTCACCGGGACCATCAATTACGAGGTCACCACAGGCCTGACCGGGCGGATGCCTTTGTCATATGTCTGA
- a CDS encoding CapA family protein, translated as MPATNRFNFRTGSWSGDTGPTDAATLIIAGDWAPIRAFAPLIESDPQSIYGDVLPLLREADLSLVNLEAPLSDIGNEVSKSGAVFKGKPSHIKGLTAVPFSAVTLGNNHMFDFGVEAFRQTAEVLDRHAIACTGAGMNKEDAESPLIMEAKGLCVAILNISEGEDLTAAGHGPGVAGWDIKGACARIKNLKKNTTQVLHAVIAVAHCGLEYIPFAPEYVTNAFRELAHAGADAVIGHHPHVPQGLFFHGKTPVCCSLGNFIFYQHTNLFWRKLGYMVRLHISKKGLAGLDIEPYRIHDRGVQMLTGPDRDYFFKRFKEISEPLSTPQGSREAWQGFLDYYGVAGLKNEVNMILNKLDDTPGKGAAMFRNRLTTAQHFYHWQDLLTRVVQDKMGQSPVWARELAREWLTRQIQNER; from the coding sequence ATGCCGGCCACAAACCGCTTTAATTTTCGAACCGGATCCTGGTCCGGGGATACCGGGCCAACAGATGCCGCGACACTTATCATTGCCGGGGACTGGGCACCCATCCGGGCCTTTGCCCCGTTGATTGAATCCGACCCCCAATCCATATACGGCGATGTCCTGCCTCTGCTGAGGGAAGCTGACCTAAGTCTTGTGAATCTGGAAGCCCCCTTAAGCGATATCGGCAATGAAGTGTCTAAAAGCGGGGCCGTGTTCAAAGGCAAGCCCTCTCATATAAAGGGCCTGACCGCAGTGCCTTTTTCCGCCGTCACCCTGGGCAACAACCACATGTTTGATTTTGGTGTTGAGGCGTTCCGGCAGACCGCCGAAGTCCTGGACCGTCACGCCATAGCCTGCACAGGTGCCGGCATGAACAAAGAAGACGCTGAATCGCCCCTGATCATGGAAGCCAAAGGGCTTTGTGTTGCCATTCTTAACATCAGCGAAGGTGAAGATCTGACCGCCGCCGGACACGGACCGGGTGTGGCCGGATGGGACATTAAAGGGGCCTGTGCCCGCATCAAAAATCTAAAAAAAAATACGACCCAGGTGCTCCATGCCGTGATCGCCGTGGCCCACTGCGGCCTGGAATATATCCCCTTTGCACCGGAATACGTAACAAACGCCTTCAGGGAATTGGCCCATGCCGGTGCCGACGCCGTTATAGGGCATCACCCCCATGTGCCCCAAGGGCTTTTCTTCCATGGAAAAACACCGGTGTGCTGCAGCCTGGGGAACTTTATTTTTTACCAGCACACAAATTTGTTCTGGCGAAAACTGGGATATATGGTGCGCCTGCATATCAGCAAAAAAGGGCTTGCCGGATTGGACATTGAGCCCTACCGGATTCATGACCGGGGTGTGCAGATGCTTACAGGGCCGGACCGGGATTATTTTTTCAAACGGTTCAAAGAAATCAGCGAACCTTTATCTACACCCCAAGGCAGCAGAGAGGCCTGGCAGGGTTTTCTGGATTATTACGGGGTGGCCGGACTTAAAAATGAAGTCAACATGATTTTAAACAAACTGGACGACACCCCGGGCAAGGGGGCGGCCATGTTCAGAAACCGGTTAACCACGGCCCAGCATTTTTACCATTGGCAGGACTTGCTCACCCGTGTTGTGCAGGATAAGATGGGACAAAGCCCGGTCTGGGCCCGGGAGCTGGCCCGGGAGTGGCTGACAAGGCAGATTCAAAATGAAAGATAA
- a CDS encoding DUF2254 domain-containing protein — MNKLIQFWGNLRSSFWFLPSLMVAGSVVFAVVLIETDSATSDRWLSQWPRLFGVGPEGARQMLSTLAGSMMTVMGITFSMTLLALTLASSQYTSRILRNFMRSRITQFTLGVFASTFAYCLIVLRTVRGSAGVDEFVPSLAVFFAFVLSLGGVGVLIYFIHHIALSIQASSIIASVAKETNASIDRLLPKELDRGADEDEVQNRGLEALDERSWYPVPAAVSGYIQSVNNAALMNLARDNRTILRMEHGIGAFVVQNTALVSLALTYPPDQQTIDALNAAYSIGRHRTVDQDPAFGIRQIVDVAIKALSPGVNDTSTAVMCVDYLTSILARIAGRQFPSVHCYQGETLRVIAIVPSFEGLLAEAFDQIRSSAEENVAILARLLSAFDAIGSLTIRPSYLRALDEQLQCIAELADRTIEASHDRVWLERRMSEVREMLEAQSVLSAEEQKA, encoded by the coding sequence ATGAATAAGTTAATACAGTTCTGGGGTAATCTACGATCCAGCTTCTGGTTTCTGCCTTCGCTGATGGTCGCGGGTAGCGTCGTCTTTGCGGTGGTGTTGATCGAGACAGACTCTGCCACTAGCGACCGCTGGCTGAGCCAGTGGCCACGCTTGTTTGGGGTAGGGCCAGAAGGCGCGCGCCAGATGTTGTCCACGTTGGCCGGTTCAATGATGACGGTGATGGGCATCACTTTCTCCATGACCTTGCTGGCACTGACACTGGCGTCTAGCCAGTACACCTCCCGCATTCTGCGGAACTTCATGCGTAGCCGCATCACACAATTCACGCTGGGGGTTTTCGCCAGCACTTTCGCTTATTGCCTGATCGTGTTGCGCACCGTTCGCGGCAGTGCCGGTGTTGACGAGTTCGTACCGAGTCTGGCGGTATTCTTTGCTTTTGTCCTTTCGCTTGGTGGCGTGGGTGTCCTTATCTATTTCATTCATCATATTGCCTTGTCGATCCAGGCATCCAGCATCATCGCCTCGGTTGCCAAGGAGACCAACGCATCCATTGATCGGCTACTACCAAAAGAATTGGATCGGGGGGCCGATGAAGATGAAGTCCAGAACCGGGGGCTCGAGGCACTGGATGAGAGGTCCTGGTATCCCGTGCCGGCAGCCGTGAGCGGGTACATTCAAAGCGTGAATAACGCAGCGTTGATGAACCTGGCACGAGACAACAGAACCATTCTACGGATGGAGCACGGTATCGGCGCCTTCGTTGTGCAAAATACGGCCCTGGTATCGCTCGCACTGACCTATCCGCCAGATCAGCAGACCATCGATGCGCTTAATGCTGCTTACAGTATTGGCCGCCATCGCACGGTGGATCAGGACCCGGCTTTCGGTATTCGACAGATCGTGGATGTGGCCATCAAGGCACTTTCACCTGGGGTTAATGACACCTCAACGGCGGTGATGTGCGTGGACTATCTGACATCGATTCTGGCTCGGATAGCTGGTCGACAATTCCCGTCTGTGCACTGTTACCAGGGAGAAACGCTGCGTGTGATTGCGATTGTTCCGAGCTTTGAGGGACTATTGGCCGAAGCTTTCGATCAGATTCGTAGTAGCGCCGAAGAGAATGTTGCTATTCTCGCGCGCCTGCTCAGCGCCTTTGATGCCATCGGTAGTCTGACGATCAGGCCCAGCTACTTACGAGCACTCGACGAACAGCTGCAATGTATTGCCGAGCTGGCCGATCGCACCATCGAAGCCAGCCATGATCGCGTGTGGCTCGAAAGGCGCATGTCGGAAGTGCGCGAAATGCTGGAAGCGCAGTCTGTGTTATCCGCAGAGGAACAGAAGGCATAG
- a CDS encoding GlsB/YeaQ/YmgE family stress response membrane protein, whose product MDIISLIVFLAVGALVGWLAGVIVKGRGFGVVGNIVVGVVGAVLGGFVFGFLGITTGGFLGSIVMATIGSVILIVLIGLVKKA is encoded by the coding sequence ATGGACATCATCAGCTTAATAGTCTTTTTAGCAGTTGGCGCGCTGGTTGGGTGGCTTGCTGGCGTCATAGTGAAGGGTAGAGGATTTGGTGTTGTAGGAAATATTGTTGTGGGAGTTGTTGGCGCTGTTTTGGGTGGTTTTGTATTCGGTTTTCTCGGTATAACAACAGGCGGGTTTTTAGGATCAATAGTTATGGCAACTATTGGCTCTGTTATTTTGATAGTTTTAATTGGTTTGGTTAAGAAGGCATAG
- a CDS encoding GNAT family N-acetyltransferase → MASYALGTKKLMKWLHKNPLVEFQGLDWVCNSQLIARNPQFVAIYEGRKADLQGRVAFPLRGAVISGPGEGIDFYKAAEASKDGNTIIGMPSRNANGESNILFSIEKSVNQLRLRESIHVLATEYGVALLKWRPLRERAQAIIDVAHPDDREDLIKKAREKNILYSNQIFVSHSAHLYPSYINYTKTFKGGKTIRFRAMKPSYEEAMRRFFYRCSNETVFYRFFYSVKTMSHDKMQAYVNVDYTKEFSVVGFGGKKGENLIVAEARLVGSDDGNAGEVAFLIDENYQGAGVGSYLMSLLVDEGKRRMLDELYAEVLPDNQPMIKVFEKSGLPLKSKFDNGVYHVTLSLKG, encoded by the coding sequence TTGGCATCCTATGCCCTTGGCACCAAGAAACTGATGAAATGGCTGCATAAAAATCCTCTGGTGGAGTTCCAGGGTCTTGACTGGGTGTGTAACTCCCAGCTCATTGCCCGCAACCCCCAGTTTGTCGCCATATATGAAGGCCGCAAGGCAGACCTCCAGGGCAGGGTCGCCTTTCCCTTAAGAGGCGCCGTGATTTCAGGCCCTGGTGAAGGTATTGATTTTTACAAGGCCGCAGAAGCCTCCAAGGATGGCAACACCATCATCGGCATGCCCAGCCGCAATGCAAACGGCGAGTCCAATATCCTGTTCAGTATAGAGAAATCCGTCAATCAGTTGCGTCTGCGTGAATCCATCCATGTGCTGGCCACGGAATACGGGGTGGCCTTGCTCAAGTGGCGTCCCTTGCGGGAAAGGGCCCAGGCCATCATTGATGTGGCCCATCCCGACGACAGGGAGGATTTGATTAAAAAAGCCCGGGAAAAAAACATCCTTTATTCCAACCAGATTTTTGTCAGCCATTCCGCCCATTTGTATCCATCATATATTAATTATACCAAAACCTTCAAAGGTGGTAAAACCATTCGGTTTCGGGCCATGAAGCCCTCTTATGAAGAAGCCATGCGCCGTTTTTTCTACCGCTGTTCAAATGAAACGGTCTTTTATCGCTTCTTTTATTCCGTAAAAACCATGAGCCACGATAAAATGCAGGCGTATGTTAATGTGGACTATACCAAAGAGTTTTCCGTGGTGGGATTTGGCGGAAAAAAAGGCGAAAACCTGATCGTTGCCGAGGCTCGACTGGTTGGCAGTGATGACGGCAACGCCGGTGAAGTGGCCTTTCTCATAGATGAAAACTACCAGGGTGCAGGGGTGGGGTCTTATCTGATGTCGCTGTTGGTCGATGAGGGGAAAAGACGTATGCTTGATGAACTCTATGCCGAAGTATTGCCCGATAACCAGCCCATGATCAAGGTGTTTGAGAAATCAGGCTTGCCTTTGAAATCAAAATTTGACAACGGGGTCTACCATGTTACCCTATCCTTAAAGGGTTGA
- a CDS encoding CBS domain-containing protein, whose protein sequence is MDCRICMSPVTTPLYTDQSAGTVIDFMRKQHLELVPIVDRDNKFAGLISTAKLMRMLLPKSIGMMRGIKHVGYLRESAEELQARMDDIRSQRIGDLLDPYAQTVHPEASLADALKLISDRQYIVPVVDEDGLLVGAISYFSIMHALEAAQGETP, encoded by the coding sequence ATGGATTGCCGTATCTGCATGAGCCCGGTAACCACACCCCTCTATACTGATCAGTCAGCGGGAACCGTCATCGACTTTATGCGCAAGCAGCATCTGGAATTAGTTCCTATTGTTGACCGTGATAATAAGTTTGCCGGATTGATCAGCACTGCAAAACTGATGCGTATGTTGTTACCTAAATCAATCGGGATGATGCGCGGCATCAAACATGTCGGTTACTTACGTGAATCCGCTGAAGAACTGCAGGCTCGTATGGATGATATCCGTTCCCAGCGAATCGGTGATCTGCTTGATCCATATGCCCAAACAGTTCATCCTGAAGCATCCCTGGCCGATGCATTGAAGCTGATCAGTGATCGTCAGTATATAGTACCGGTGGTGGATGAGGACGGCCTACTCGTCGGCGCCATCTCCTACTTTTCCATCATGCATGCGCTTGAAGCGGCACAGGGTGAAACGCCATGA